One window of Campylobacter sp. RM12651 genomic DNA carries:
- the ppsA gene encoding phosphoenolpyruvate synthase, translating to MEYVLAFSKLRMSDVEIVGGKNASLGEMISNLASSGVRVPDGFATTAQAFRDFLKYNNLDEIITNELKNLNPDDLDALAKCGAKIRSLITKANFQPLFLEQIIKFYKELDSDGLGTFAVRSSATAEDLPDASFAGQQETFLNVSGIDDILDKIRLVFASLYNDRAISYRVHKGFSHFEVSLSAGIQRMVRSDKGSSGVMFSLDTESGFKDVVFITSSYGLGECVVQGSVNPDEFYVSKTCLKNNNKAIISRKIGSKLIKMEFKEERKAGENAVKVVDVAKNMQDKFSLNDEQINELARYALIIEEHYKRPMDIEWGLDGLDGKIYILQARPETVQSQKKKDISYKLKEESKVLITGRAIGQKISVGVVKVINDISEISRVNAGDVIVTDMTDPNWEPVMKKAAAIVTNRGGRTCHAAIIARELGIGAVVGTSNATTILKDGDLVSVSCVHGDEGRVYEGALKYEVIENEEFEMQNCGVKIMMNVGNPALAFKFAQMPNDGVGLARLEFIINNHIGIHPNAILDYDNINDDLRNKINEASKGYSNAREFFVSKLAEGIATIAAAFYPKPVIIRLSDFKTNEYRKLLGGEFYEMHEENPMLGFRGASRYLAPNFAECFKLECEALKIARDEMGLNNIEIMVPFVRTLSQANSVINLLAKNGLKRGVNGLRVIMMCEVPSNAILCDEFLEYFDGFSIGSNDLTQLTLGLDRDSGMDILVADFDERDEAVLFMLERAITACKKANKYVGICGQGPSDHIDLAVWLKQKGISSMSLNPDSVISTSKRLASI from the coding sequence ATGGAATATGTTTTAGCTTTTTCAAAACTTAGAATGAGCGATGTAGAAATAGTTGGTGGTAAAAATGCTAGTTTAGGCGAGATGATTTCAAATCTTGCTAGTAGTGGGGTTAGAGTGCCTGATGGTTTTGCAACTACAGCACAAGCTTTTAGAGATTTTTTAAAATACAATAATTTAGATGAAATAATTACTAATGAGTTAAAGAATTTAAATCCTGATGATTTAGATGCACTTGCTAAGTGTGGTGCAAAAATTAGAAGCTTAATAACTAAAGCTAATTTTCAGCCTTTATTTTTAGAGCAAATCATTAAGTTTTATAAAGAATTAGATAGCGATGGGTTAGGCACTTTTGCTGTTCGTTCATCAGCTACCGCAGAAGACTTGCCTGATGCTTCTTTTGCTGGTCAGCAAGAAACTTTTTTAAATGTTAGTGGAATTGATGATATATTGGATAAAATCCGTTTGGTTTTTGCATCACTTTATAATGATAGGGCGATTTCTTATAGAGTGCATAAGGGTTTTTCGCATTTTGAAGTATCGCTTAGTGCTGGTATTCAGCGTATGGTAAGAAGCGATAAAGGAAGTAGCGGGGTTATGTTTAGCCTTGATACTGAAAGTGGATTTAAAGATGTTGTATTTATCACTTCATCTTATGGATTAGGCGAATGTGTGGTTCAAGGCTCGGTGAATCCTGATGAGTTTTATGTATCAAAAACTTGCCTAAAAAACAATAATAAAGCAATAATCTCAAGAAAAATCGGCTCAAAGCTAATCAAAATGGAGTTTAAAGAAGAAAGAAAAGCAGGAGAAAACGCTGTAAAAGTAGTAGATGTAGCTAAAAATATGCAAGATAAATTTAGCCTAAATGATGAGCAAATAAACGAACTTGCAAGATATGCTTTAATTATAGAAGAGCATTATAAAAGACCTATGGATATTGAATGGGGATTAGATGGATTAGATGGTAAGATTTATATACTTCAAGCAAGACCTGAAACCGTTCAATCTCAAAAGAAAAAAGATATAAGCTATAAATTAAAAGAAGAATCAAAAGTCCTAATAACAGGTAGAGCAATAGGACAAAAAATAAGCGTTGGGGTAGTTAAGGTTATAAATGATATTAGTGAGATTTCTCGTGTAAATGCTGGAGATGTAATAGTTACTGATATGACAGATCCAAACTGGGAGCCTGTTATGAAAAAAGCCGCAGCAATAGTTACAAATAGGGGTGGTAGGACTTGTCATGCAGCAATTATTGCAAGAGAGCTAGGAATTGGTGCAGTTGTTGGCACTAGCAATGCTACAACTATATTAAAAGATGGAGATTTAGTAAGCGTTAGTTGTGTTCATGGAGATGAAGGTAGGGTTTATGAAGGGGCATTAAAATACGAAGTAATTGAAAATGAAGAATTTGAAATGCAAAATTGCGGTGTAAAAATAATGATGAATGTGGGAAATCCTGCATTAGCATTCAAATTCGCACAAATGCCAAATGATGGTGTAGGACTTGCTAGACTTGAGTTTATTATAAATAATCATATAGGCATTCATCCCAATGCTATTTTAGATTACGACAATATAAATGATGATTTAAGAAATAAAATAAATGAAGCTAGCAAAGGCTATTCTAATGCAAGAGAATTTTTTGTATCAAAATTAGCCGAAGGTATAGCTACAATTGCAGCTGCTTTTTATCCTAAGCCTGTGATTATTAGACTTAGTGATTTTAAGACTAATGAATATAGAAAATTATTAGGCGGAGAATTTTACGAAATGCACGAAGAAAACCCTATGCTAGGATTTAGAGGTGCAAGTAGGTATTTAGCTCCTAATTTTGCGGAATGCTTTAAGCTTGAATGTGAAGCTTTAAAAATAGCAAGAGATGAAATGGGGCTAAATAATATTGAAATTATGGTGCCTTTTGTAAGGACTTTATCACAAGCAAATTCAGTTATAAATTTATTAGCGAAAAATGGCTTAAAGCGTGGTGTAAATGGCTTAAGAGTGATTATGATGTGCGAAGTGCCTAGTAATGCTATTTTATGCGATGAGTTTTTAGAATATTTTGATGGTTTTAGTATAGGCAGCAATGATTTAACCCAGCTTACTTTAGGACTTGATAGAGATAGTGGAATGGATATTTTAGTAGCTGATTTTGATGAAAGAGATGAAGCGGTTTTATTTATGTTAGAAAGAGCAATTACAGCTTGTAAAAAAGCAAATAAATATGTAGGAATTTGTGGTCAAGGTCCAAGTGATCATATAGATTTAGCTGTTTGGCTAAAGCAAAAAGGCATTAGCTCAATGTCACTTAATCCTGATAGCGTTATTAGCACTTCAAAACGCCTAGCTAGTATTTAA
- a CDS encoding type IV conjugative transfer system protein TraE yields MNSRHYKSILDRFKKENQTIKIVIFMLLLVIVYQSHLIVSKSSSERIIFLPPKVISKEISITGDKLSKEYLEEIASFITYNLFNTTTELANNNALNILALVDSRAYYQTKKKLQEQYDYIKLNNISRTFFINKINLSNNHIQVEGILKSFIGNKVASHEKSLLDIDYRIDNGRFYITDLNANYEEKNK; encoded by the coding sequence ATGAATAGCAGACATTATAAAAGTATTTTAGATAGATTTAAAAAAGAAAATCAAACCATTAAAATAGTGATTTTTATGCTATTATTAGTTATTGTATATCAATCACATTTAATTGTCTCAAAATCTAGTTCTGAAAGAATTATTTTTCTACCACCAAAAGTAATTAGTAAAGAAATTAGTATTACTGGCGATAAGTTATCAAAAGAGTATTTAGAAGAAATAGCCTCTTTTATTACCTATAATCTTTTTAACACAACTACTGAATTAGCAAACAATAATGCTCTAAATATATTAGCACTAGTTGATTCAAGAGCATATTATCAAACTAAGAAAAAATTGCAAGAACAATATGATTATATTAAATTAAACAACATTTCAAGAACTTTTTTTATTAATAAGATTAATTTATCTAACAATCATATTCAAGTTGAGGGTATATTGAAATCCTTTATCGGAAATAAAGTAGCTTCACATGAGAAGTCGTTACTTGATATAGATTATAGAATCGATAATGGACGATTCTACATAACTGATTTAAATGCAAACTATGAAGAAAAAAATAAATAG
- a CDS encoding catalase: MKNLIKISVATTLSISLYANNINEEIAAKEYDAQKLADIIVKLNVMGDKSKKPNHHKGFCVSGVFKPDSNINEYFNIELFKQKSIPVNGRVSLGGGELNDKSKARGLAIKLEGDNDNWTMVMLSNPINFAKTLKEFGYFHEMQLPDENGNVNKEKIKQAFSEVQSFKNFAEYTKNIGFSKSVANTQFYSVHTFFFDDKNNNKFPARWTFKPKDGVKFLSEEEIKTTSNDYLAKDFQEKIKNAPIEYELFFTLPNENDELYSTNALWQGEHKQIFAGTLQLTQYNGLDCNLDVYFPWDMAKGVYEPKDELFIPRNEAYIITFGYRQ, from the coding sequence ATGAAAAATCTTATAAAAATTAGTGTCGCAACAACTCTTTCAATTAGTTTGTATGCTAACAATATAAATGAAGAAATTGCTGCAAAAGAATATGATGCTCAAAAACTAGCAGATATTATTGTAAAGTTGAATGTTATGGGAGATAAAAGCAAAAAACCAAATCATCATAAGGGTTTTTGCGTAAGTGGAGTTTTTAAGCCAGATAGTAATATTAATGAATATTTTAACATTGAGCTATTTAAACAAAAAAGCATACCTGTAAATGGAAGAGTTTCTTTAGGTGGTGGTGAATTAAATGATAAAAGTAAAGCAAGGGGTTTAGCTATTAAGCTAGAAGGAGATAATGATAATTGGACTATGGTAATGCTAAGCAATCCAATTAATTTTGCAAAAACTCTAAAAGAATTTGGATATTTTCACGAAATGCAATTACCTGATGAAAATGGTAATGTAAATAAAGAAAAAATAAAACAAGCTTTTAGCGAAGTTCAATCTTTTAAAAATTTTGCAGAATATACTAAAAATATAGGGTTTTCAAAAAGCGTTGCTAATACTCAATTTTACAGCGTTCATACTTTTTTCTTTGATGATAAAAACAATAACAAATTTCCAGCTAGATGGACTTTTAAACCAAAAGATGGAGTTAAATTTTTAAGCGAAGAAGAAATAAAAACAACAAGTAATGATTATTTAGCAAAAGATTTTCAAGAAAAAATAAAAAATGCTCCTATTGAATATGAATTATTTTTTACATTACCAAATGAAAATGATGAATTGTATTCAACAAATGCTTTATGGCAAGGAGAACACAAGCAAATTTTTGCGGGGACTTTGCAACTTACACAATATAATGGCTTAGATTGCAATCTTGATGTATATTTTCCTTGGGATATGGCAAAAGGAGTATATGAGCCAAAAGATGAACTTTTTATACCAAGAAACGAAGCTTATATAATAACTTTTGGTTATAGACAATAA
- a CDS encoding type IV conjugative transfer system protein TraL produces the protein MSEELQPIKINKFIDTKPMVGNLETDSFLILMGSLAIAGLFIQDFLHQMLFVIFGVFLTKLHVKTKDKLVRGFFKHILYSFGIVKTKKNIPFYQRYFIGA, from the coding sequence GTGAGTGAAGAATTACAACCAATCAAAATCAATAAATTTATTGATACAAAGCCTATGGTGGGCAATCTAGAAACCGATAGTTTTTTAATTTTAATGGGAAGTCTAGCAATTGCTGGGCTTTTTATTCAAGATTTCTTACACCAAATGCTTTTTGTTATTTTTGGTGTTTTTTTAACAAAACTACATGTTAAAACTAAAGATAAACTTGTCAGAGGTTTTTTTAAGCACATACTATATTCGTTTGGTATTGTAAAAACAAAGAAAAATATACCTTTTTACCAAAGATATTTCATAGGAGCTTAA
- a CDS encoding type IV secretion system DNA-binding domain-containing protein translates to MANIFKRFDFKKKLKRTAKDEFIGKGFSLEDRHEEEPLDIFTKFENRINHTFVFGSTGVGKTRLLELMIEQDIKRGENVVIIDPKGDTDLFAKTIYLAQQAGRVNDLLYLGPLFPEYSISINPLKQYYIKEEVIGHIMSCVDCDDPFFYSVAHETTILIVTTLLLARQKDKSKKPLTLDEIARYTSKDGISNLYETYFSNDRLINKFANELAKTSKTIKEAEYYEKEIAKLRDSYIKVVKAPNGYFEKVSNTLSVTLTKLTSGNLGRLIATEEDNKFISQLENQKGCIFFVQTASMLTKDVSDAIGKIVLSMIIALVGRLNGSNKKFDKRLNIYIDEMSRSLFDGIETLFQQARSAGVCVIGLTQSWADIIKKLGKDSARTIFDNTSTKIIMKMNDLESAETVSKMGGTHKVHTTFLNDAGKITSRETEEDIIKPVDVLNLNKREFYYFGFEGRFKGKTADVSESYLRLKLPEITTKE, encoded by the coding sequence ATGGCTAATATATTTAAAAGATTTGATTTCAAAAAAAAGTTAAAGAGAACTGCTAAAGATGAGTTTATCGGAAAAGGTTTTTCATTAGAAGACAGACACGAAGAAGAGCCACTAGATATTTTTACAAAATTTGAGAATAGAATTAATCATACTTTCGTTTTCGGCTCTACTGGTGTTGGTAAAACTAGACTACTTGAATTGATGATTGAGCAAGATATTAAAAGAGGTGAAAATGTTGTTATAATTGATCCTAAGGGGGATACAGATTTATTTGCAAAAACTATTTATTTAGCACAACAAGCAGGTAGAGTTAATGACTTGCTGTATTTAGGGCCTCTGTTTCCTGAGTATTCAATTTCAATAAATCCACTCAAACAATATTACATTAAAGAAGAAGTTATTGGACATATTATGAGTTGTGTAGATTGTGATGACCCTTTTTTTTATTCAGTAGCACACGAAACAACAATTTTAATTGTAACTACTCTTTTATTGGCTAGACAAAAGGATAAGAGTAAAAAACCTTTGACACTTGATGAGATTGCTCGTTATACGAGCAAAGATGGTATTTCAAACTTATATGAAACATATTTTAGCAATGATAGATTGATAAATAAATTCGCAAATGAATTAGCAAAAACTTCTAAAACTATTAAAGAAGCAGAATATTATGAGAAAGAAATTGCTAAATTGCGTGATTCTTATATAAAAGTTGTAAAAGCTCCAAACGGATATTTTGAAAAAGTTTCAAATACGCTAAGTGTAACTCTTACAAAACTTACCAGTGGTAATTTAGGTCGTTTAATTGCAACAGAAGAAGATAATAAATTTATATCACAATTAGAAAATCAAAAAGGTTGCATTTTTTTTGTTCAAACTGCTTCTATGCTTACTAAAGATGTAAGTGATGCAATAGGTAAAATAGTATTATCTATGATAATTGCTCTTGTAGGTCGCCTAAATGGTTCAAATAAAAAATTTGATAAAAGATTAAATATTTATATTGATGAAATGTCAAGAAGTTTATTCGATGGAATAGAAACTCTTTTTCAACAAGCAAGAAGTGCTGGTGTTTGTGTCATTGGTTTAACACAATCTTGGGCAGATATTATAAAAAAATTAGGCAAAGATTCTGCTAGAACAATATTTGATAATACATCAACCAAAATAATTATGAAAATGAACGATTTAGAAAGTGCTGAAACAGTTTCTAAAATGGGTGGAACTCATAAAGTGCATACAACATTTTTGAATGATGCAGGTAAAATTACTTCTCGTGAAACCGAAGAAGATATTATTAAACCTGTTGATGTATTAAATCTTAATAAGCGTGAATTTTATTATTTTGGTTTTGAAGGGCGTTTCAAAGGAAAAACTGCTGATGTATCTGAAAGTTATTTAAGATTAAAACTACCTGAAATTACAACTAAGGAATAA
- a CDS encoding phage minor head protein produces the protein MHSILKKAYLDGTSFKDCVEELKNASGLHKNHLKVVFNQNLRQVYSFARYEKQLISDKPYLRYVAIMDNRVRDSHKAFHGLILPKEHSFWRNNYPPNGWGCRCKIQALSEEDTEALGYTGTLAPLLNIPDDGFKNGIKSYEQKIQNLTEYLNEQVKGLPHEVHKAVNTRIKESLMQIREVRNNYNTIKKVFNDDKEQKYKGKLLKVGNCDILGQDLPLFLSLENVFIHKHRKHITAYDYAMILQMLKNIKSKTLSKAHSQAEVVVSRLSTYYRLAIKKTSKNEAIVTSITQERKWE, from the coding sequence ATGCATAGCATACTTAAAAAAGCTTACTTGGATGGCACAAGCTTTAAAGATTGTGTAGAAGAGCTTAAAAACGCTAGTGGTTTACATAAAAATCATTTAAAAGTTGTTTTTAATCAAAACCTAAGACAAGTATATAGCTTTGCAAGATATGAAAAACAACTAATTAGCGATAAGCCTTACTTAAGATATGTAGCAATTATGGATAATAGGGTTAGGGATAGCCACAAAGCCTTTCACGGACTTATTTTACCTAAGGAGCATTCTTTTTGGCGTAACAATTACCCGCCTAATGGCTGGGGTTGTAGGTGTAAAATCCAAGCGTTAAGTGAAGAAGATACAGAGGCGTTAGGATACACTGGTACTCTTGCACCGCTTTTAAATATCCCTGATGATGGCTTTAAAAATGGTATAAAATCATACGAGCAAAAAATCCAAAACTTAACAGAGTATTTAAACGAGCAAGTAAAAGGCTTACCTCACGAGGTACATAAAGCAGTTAATACTAGGATAAAAGAAAGCTTAATGCAAATAAGAGAAGTTAGAAACAATTATAACACTATAAAAAAGGTATTTAATGATGATAAAGAGCAAAAATATAAAGGAAAACTTTTAAAAGTAGGTAATTGTGATATTTTAGGACAAGACTTGCCATTATTTTTAAGCTTGGAAAATGTTTTTATTCATAAGCATAGAAAACATATAACAGCTTATGATTATGCAATGATACTGCAAATGTTAAAAAACATTAAAAGTAAAACACTTTCAAAAGCACATTCACAGGCTGAAGTAGTAGTTAGTCGTTTAAGCACTTATTATCGCTTAGCTATTAAAAAGACTAGCAAGAATGAAGCTATTGTTACATCTATTACACAGGAAAGAAAGTGGGAATAA
- a CDS encoding TraU family protein, with protein MKTIKILSIYILMLFNINAFAVCNANNVAPLYTRLDLVCYQCMMPIKMGGVALSSGFMPEGFARVNNPICKCPGKIFGYPQVGTPVGYYAPDRLIDIVQDSMCFPSIASDLSKNNIELNLKLGGTKTKEDNQSGITFYQAHEIYFAASAILELFTDVLCLTSNSSILDIGYITEFDPVWQKSSLSAILSPEAILFNNPVTNLACVPDSISSQANLPLDPLFWCKGSWGNTYPLSGYVSKKALVEDAASVAATFIFKMHRELLTWNSSGPSALCFAHPLPIWIKSSNRLQLIHPIPNPFASSIGQSAMIWGIAKNPPFVGDSFGFLWFRKHDCCFL; from the coding sequence ATGAAAACAATTAAGATATTATCAATTTATATTTTGATGTTATTTAATATAAATGCTTTTGCTGTTTGTAATGCAAATAATGTAGCACCACTATACACTAGATTGGATTTGGTTTGCTATCAGTGTATGATGCCAATAAAAATGGGTGGAGTTGCTTTGTCCAGTGGCTTTATGCCTGAAGGTTTTGCAAGAGTTAATAACCCTATATGCAAATGTCCAGGTAAAATTTTTGGTTATCCACAAGTAGGAACACCTGTAGGATATTATGCACCAGACAGACTAATAGATATAGTCCAAGATTCAATGTGTTTTCCAAGCATTGCCAGTGATTTAAGTAAAAATAATATAGAGCTTAATTTGAAATTAGGTGGAACAAAAACAAAAGAAGATAATCAGAGTGGTATTACTTTTTATCAAGCACACGAGATATATTTTGCTGCAAGTGCAATTTTGGAGCTTTTTACAGATGTTTTATGTTTAACTTCAAACTCTTCAATTCTTGACATTGGGTATATTACAGAATTTGATCCGGTCTGGCAAAAAAGTAGCTTAAGTGCTATTTTAAGTCCTGAAGCGATTTTATTTAATAATCCTGTAACAAATTTAGCTTGTGTTCCTGATTCTATATCTTCTCAAGCAAATTTACCACTAGACCCATTATTTTGGTGTAAGGGTTCATGGGGTAATACCTATCCATTAAGTGGCTATGTGAGTAAAAAAGCATTAGTAGAAGATGCGGCAAGTGTTGCTGCAACATTTATTTTTAAAATGCACAGAGAATTACTAACTTGGAATTCATCTGGTCCTTCAGCGTTATGTTTTGCACATCCACTTCCAATTTGGATAAAGTCTTCAAACAGACTACAGCTTATACATCCTATACCAAACCCATTTGCGAGTTCCATAGGTCAAAGTGCAATGATTTGGGGAATTGCTAAAAATCCGCCGTTTGTGGGAGATAGTTTTGGATTTTTATGGTTTAGGAAACATGATTGTTGTTTTTTATAA
- a CDS encoding thioredoxin family protein: protein MKKALFIFSLFANLCFADVFYNADTALAHAEKNNKLLVVIAVSDTCHHCHDFLAKLNESGTMDIMSNKYDVVILEIKNNLDIFTNVFNIEVTPTTFILDPKKPQVKIPEIKGKADGNSILNYLSSVEKELIKIY from the coding sequence ATGAAGAAAGCATTGTTTATTTTTAGTCTTTTTGCGAATTTGTGTTTTGCAGATGTATTTTATAATGCAGATACAGCTCTAGCTCACGCAGAAAAAAATAATAAATTATTAGTTGTTATTGCAGTTTCTGACACTTGTCATCATTGTCATGATTTTTTAGCTAAGCTAAATGAAAGTGGAACTATGGATATTATGTCAAATAAATACGATGTAGTGATCTTAGAAATCAAAAATAATCTTGACATTTTTACAAATGTTTTTAATATTGAAGTAACACCAACTACTTTTATTTTAGATCCAAAAAAACCACAGGTTAAAATACCTGAAATTAAGGGAAAAGCAGACGGCAATTCAATATTAAATTATTTAAGTAGTGTTGAAAAAGAGCTTATAAAAATTTATTAA
- a CDS encoding HD domain-containing phosphohydrolase has product MKYENINKSTIDFINNILLTHKILSPQVYLKMKHTGDLAIQLAENFNLLDDDFYIASYLSNIGLLSLMNILEKDNFIHDKEYAQIKRHPILSAEVVKQLGFEKASLLIYYHHENPKYLGYFKADNYPIEANFINIADTFHGCVCQKGFRPPLTFNEAIEETLKHYKDTSFENIHSINEISNILKKYHSNFF; this is encoded by the coding sequence ATGAAGTATGAAAATATAAATAAAAGCACTATTGATTTTATAAATAATATATTATTAACACATAAAATTTTATCGCCACAGGTTTATTTAAAAATGAAACATACAGGCGATTTAGCTATTCAGTTAGCAGAAAATTTTAATTTGTTAGATGATGATTTTTATATTGCTTCTTATTTGTCAAACATAGGTTTATTATCGCTTATGAATATATTAGAAAAGGATAATTTTATACATGACAAAGAATATGCACAAATAAAAAGACACCCCATTTTATCTGCGGAAGTAGTTAAACAATTAGGCTTTGAAAAAGCTTCATTGTTAATATATTATCATCACGAAAATCCTAAATACTTAGGTTACTTTAAAGCAGATAATTATCCTATTGAAGCAAATTTTATAAATATTGCTGATACTTTTCATGGTTGTGTTTGTCAAAAAGGTTTTAGACCACCACTGACTTTTAATGAAGCAATAGAAGAAACATTAAAACATTATAAAGATACTTCTTTTGAAAATATACATTCTATTAATGAAATATCTAACATATTAAAAAAATATCATAGTAACTTTTTTTAA
- a CDS encoding PBECR2 nuclease fold domain-containing protein, with protein sequence MLVDKIGDVIRLDDMFFMDKKKNAPKIKKNNRHLYIDYFPKLLNDPDEIRLSQELDPRFDKSVIKKHI encoded by the coding sequence TTGTTAGTTGACAAGATAGGTGATGTAATAAGGCTTGATGATATGTTTTTTATGGATAAAAAGAAAAATGCTCCAAAAATTAAAAAGAACAATCGTCATTTATACATTGATTATTTTCCAAAATTATTAAATGACCCTGATGAGATTAGACTAAGTCAAGAATTAGACCCTAGATTTGATAAGTCAGTAATTAAAAAACATATATAA
- a CDS encoding pyruvate, water dikinase regulatory protein, giving the protein MKQLNKKIVFFISDGTGITAETFAHSVLAQFEDEYVFTQIREPFINTEEKAIKVANKINELAKTDIPLAFSTLINVNIANHIKNSNCVFIDLLEPFVSLISNKLNVKPSIKQGLSHSNTHNKNYQNRIEAINFTLEHDDGQFIYALDNAQIILIGVSRSAKTPTSLYLAMQYGIKVANYPLTPDDFKACALPNALKPYKNKLFGLSIDPYRLSEIRNERLPNSEYASIINCKNEVKNAEFLMKINNIPFLNITNKSIEEVTSTLLDIFDIHN; this is encoded by the coding sequence ATGAAACAATTAAATAAAAAAATTGTGTTTTTTATAAGTGATGGAACAGGAATAACCGCTGAAACATTTGCTCACTCGGTATTAGCTCAATTTGAAGATGAATATGTTTTCACACAAATTAGAGAACCTTTTATAAATACTGAAGAAAAGGCGATTAAGGTTGCAAATAAAATTAATGAATTAGCAAAAACTGATATTCCGCTAGCATTTAGCACTTTAATTAATGTAAATATTGCTAATCATATTAAGAATTCTAATTGTGTTTTTATAGATTTATTAGAGCCTTTTGTTAGCTTAATTTCAAATAAATTAAATGTAAAACCTAGCATAAAACAAGGTCTATCCCACTCAAACACTCATAATAAAAATTATCAAAATAGAATAGAAGCTATTAATTTTACTTTAGAACACGATGATGGGCAATTCATCTACGCACTTGATAATGCTCAAATAATTTTAATAGGGGTTTCAAGATCAGCAAAAACACCAACTAGCCTTTATCTTGCTATGCAATATGGAATTAAGGTAGCAAATTATCCACTAACTCCTGATGATTTTAAGGCTTGTGCTTTGCCTAATGCTTTAAAGCCTTATAAAAACAAGCTTTTTGGTCTTAGCATAGACCCATATCGCCTAAGTGAAATACGCAACGAAAGGCTGCCTAATTCTGAATACGCAAGTATAATTAATTGTAAAAATGAAGTAAAAAATGCAGAATTTTTAATGAAGATAAACAATATCCCATTTTTAAATATCACAAATAAAAGTATAGAAGAAGTAACTTCTACTTTATTAGATATATTTGATATACATAATTAA
- a CDS encoding DNA/RNA non-specific endonuclease encodes MLKKTLITLLVVNSFLYANGNANYEQYVINDKFKPFFRNCDQLLDKYYYVNCYNYKLKSSIAVAYKLKKENLETHIKKRPKFEEDFELPKKHRTRWSDYLHSGYDRGHILSNQSMNATKGAQRSTFLMSNITPQVPEINRKVFLKAEKFERLLAINNNEVEVLNLIKFNDFYKTISKTKIAVPQAYIKILITNNDKYCFYIPNNQKFEDYKLKDLRINCENFFQLTKINQKG; translated from the coding sequence ATGTTAAAGAAAACTTTAATTACATTATTAGTTGTTAATTCTTTTCTATATGCAAATGGCAATGCTAATTATGAACAATATGTGATAAATGATAAATTTAAACCTTTTTTTAGAAATTGTGATCAATTACTAGATAAATACTATTATGTAAATTGCTATAACTATAAGTTAAAAAGCAGTATAGCAGTAGCATATAAGTTAAAAAAAGAAAATTTAGAAACACATATTAAAAAAAGACCCAAATTTGAAGAAGATTTTGAATTACCAAAAAAGCACAGAACAAGATGGAGTGATTATTTACATTCTGGTTATGACAGAGGTCATATTTTAAGCAATCAAAGTATGAATGCTACAAAAGGTGCTCAAAGAAGCACCTTTTTAATGAGTAATATAACTCCACAAGTGCCTGAAATCAATAGAAAAGTTTTTTTAAAAGCAGAAAAATTTGAAAGATTATTAGCTATTAATAACAATGAAGTTGAAGTGCTAAATTTAATAAAATTTAATGACTTTTATAAAACTATAAGTAAAACAAAGATAGCTGTGCCACAAGCATATATAAAAATTTTAATAACAAATAATGATAAATATTGTTTTTATATTCCTAATAATCAAAAGTTTGAAGATTACAAACTAAAAGATTTAAGAATTAATTGTGAAAATTTTTTTCAACTTACAAAAATAAATCAGAAAGGATAA